One Mycolicibacterium parafortuitum DNA segment encodes these proteins:
- a CDS encoding MMPL family transporter, whose translation MLSCPTRWALEAPRRVVACVALLVVGAAIFAFPVVSDLSAGGFADPGAESSRANQLLAEKFGKGDVQLVLLVTETDLGGPGADVGRRIADALADSPDVLGVMSPWTSPPAVAQGLRSEDGAAGLIVADLRGGESDGPGFARALLERIDADIVADSGVTVTAGGSAMVFSQITEQTLRDVLIMESIAVPLSLAVLVWVFGGLVAATVPVLVAAVAIVGSMALLRLIALGTEVSIFALNLATALGLALAIDYTLLIVSRYRDELAASRDPATALRITMATAGRTIVFSALTVALSMSTLLLFDVPFLRSFGYAGVITVALSAAAALVFSPALMTLLGTRLAKPPGRHGRGDGPELVQHRFWFRSTEFVLRHALPIGLAGTVLLVAVGLPFLNVKWGYPDDRVLPATASAHQVGDRLRADFVDRSGTETTVVVPDADGLTDADWADYAAALSRVGEVTAVAAPVGAFVDGQPVGPAPAGAEIAGGSAYLTISGQAALFSPESETQLASLRAVPGPGERAVLMTGSAAVNRDSIDSIAAKLPLVLGITALVIFAVLFVLTRSVVLPLKALVLNILSLSAAFGALVWIFQEGHLGAFGTTPTGTLVATVPVLLFCIAFGLSMDYEVFLLARIREFWLRSAKSASDLDRSVVLGLAYTGRVVTAAAAIMTISFAALIAAQVSFMRMFGVGLVLAVLVDATLVRMVLLPAYMKLMGRLNWWAPSWR comes from the coding sequence GTGTTGTCATGCCCTACCCGGTGGGCGCTGGAAGCGCCAAGGCGCGTCGTCGCGTGCGTCGCGCTGCTTGTGGTGGGCGCGGCGATCTTCGCGTTTCCGGTCGTCTCGGACCTGTCCGCCGGGGGATTCGCCGATCCCGGTGCCGAATCGTCGCGTGCCAACCAGCTTCTCGCCGAGAAATTCGGTAAAGGCGACGTCCAGCTGGTCCTGCTCGTCACCGAAACCGACCTCGGCGGACCCGGCGCCGACGTCGGGCGCCGGATCGCCGACGCACTGGCCGACAGCCCCGACGTGTTGGGCGTGATGTCGCCGTGGACGTCGCCGCCCGCCGTCGCGCAGGGATTGCGCAGCGAAGACGGGGCGGCCGGTCTGATCGTCGCGGACCTGCGCGGCGGTGAGAGCGACGGGCCCGGCTTCGCCCGTGCGCTGCTGGAGCGGATCGACGCCGACATCGTCGCGGACAGCGGGGTGACGGTCACCGCGGGTGGGTCGGCGATGGTGTTCAGCCAGATCACCGAGCAGACGCTGCGCGACGTGCTGATCATGGAGTCGATCGCGGTCCCGCTGAGCCTCGCGGTGCTGGTGTGGGTGTTCGGCGGGCTGGTGGCCGCCACGGTGCCGGTGCTGGTGGCGGCGGTCGCGATCGTCGGCTCGATGGCGTTGCTGCGGTTGATCGCGCTCGGTACCGAGGTGTCGATCTTCGCGCTGAACCTCGCGACCGCGCTCGGGCTGGCGCTGGCGATCGACTACACGCTGTTGATCGTCAGTCGCTATCGGGATGAACTCGCGGCCAGTCGTGATCCCGCCACCGCGCTGCGCATCACGATGGCCACCGCCGGGCGGACCATCGTGTTCTCGGCGCTGACCGTCGCGTTGTCGATGTCGACGTTGCTGTTGTTCGACGTGCCGTTCCTGAGGTCCTTCGGTTACGCCGGGGTCATCACCGTCGCGCTGTCCGCGGCCGCGGCGTTGGTGTTCTCGCCGGCGTTGATGACGCTGCTCGGCACCCGGCTGGCGAAACCGCCGGGACGGCACGGGCGCGGGGACGGCCCCGAACTGGTGCAGCACCGGTTCTGGTTCCGCAGTACAGAATTCGTGCTGCGGCACGCGCTGCCGATCGGACTGGCGGGCACCGTGCTGCTCGTCGCGGTCGGCCTGCCGTTCCTGAACGTGAAGTGGGGCTATCCCGACGACCGGGTGCTTCCCGCGACCGCGTCGGCGCACCAGGTCGGCGACCGGTTGCGCGCGGATTTCGTGGACCGGTCCGGCACCGAGACCACCGTCGTCGTGCCCGACGCCGACGGACTCACCGACGCCGACTGGGCGGACTACGCGGCGGCGCTGTCCCGGGTCGGCGAGGTCACCGCGGTCGCGGCGCCGGTGGGCGCTTTCGTCGACGGGCAGCCCGTCGGGCCCGCCCCGGCCGGCGCCGAGATCGCCGGTGGCAGCGCCTATCTCACCATATCGGGCCAGGCGGCGCTGTTCTCACCCGAATCCGAGACGCAACTGGCGAGCCTGCGGGCGGTGCCCGGCCCGGGCGAGCGCGCGGTGCTGATGACCGGTTCGGCGGCGGTCAACCGAGACAGTATCGACTCGATCGCCGCGAAACTTCCTCTGGTGCTGGGCATCACCGCACTGGTGATCTTCGCGGTGCTGTTCGTGCTGACGCGCAGCGTGGTGTTGCCGCTGAAAGCGCTTGTCCTCAACATCCTCTCGTTGAGCGCCGCGTTCGGCGCACTGGTGTGGATCTTCCAGGAAGGGCATCTCGGGGCATTCGGGACCACGCCCACGGGCACGCTGGTGGCCACCGTCCCGGTGCTGCTGTTCTGCATCGCCTTCGGGCTCTCGATGGACTACGAGGTGTTCCTGCTGGCGCGGATCCGCGAATTCTGGCTGCGCAGTGCGAAATCCGCGAGTGATCTGGACCGCAGCGTGGTGCTCGGGCTGGCCTACACCGGACGGGTGGTCACCGCGGCGGCGGCGATCATGACGATCTCGTTCGCGGCGCTGATCGCCGCGCAGGTGTCGTTCATGCGGATGTTCGGCGTCGGGCTGGTGCTGGCGGTACTGGTCGACGCGACGCTGGTGCGGATGGTGTTGCTGCCCGCCTACATGAAACTGATGGGCCGGTTGAACTGGTGGGCGCCCTCATGGCGGTGA